A stretch of the Vibrio aquimaris genome encodes the following:
- the tssC gene encoding type VI secretion system contractile sheath large subunit, which translates to MTAEAQAPEQEAALADSGSLLDSILTETRLKPSDEGFDVAKRGVEAFIGELLSSSTTEKVDQSLVDLMISEIDQKLSKQVDAILHNEEVQAIESTWRGLKYLVDHTDFRENILIELISAKKDEVLDDFEDAPEVVKSGLYKQIYTREYGQFGGKPVAAVVCDYQLTSSSPDIKLMEYMANVGAMSHAPFITSASSQFFGLDSYEELPNMKDLKSVFEGPQYTKWRSLREHEDSRYLGLCTSRFMLRNPYSVEDNPIKAFDYDESVADDHNNFLWGNSAYAMASKISESFAKYRWCPNIIGPQSGGAVFDLPVYNFESMGQIETKIPTEILVSDRREFELAEEGFIALTMRKGSDNAAFFSANSIQKPKVFPNTPEGKNAEMNYKLGTQLPYMFIINRLAHYIKVLQREQIGSWKERTDLEIELNKWIRQYVSDQENPPAEVRGRRPLRAAKVEVSDVEGDPGWYKVSMSVRPHFKYMGASFDLSLVGKLDQ; encoded by the coding sequence ATGACAGCAGAAGCACAAGCTCCGGAACAAGAAGCGGCCTTAGCTGACTCTGGCTCCCTTCTGGACAGTATTCTAACTGAGACAAGATTAAAGCCAAGCGATGAAGGTTTTGACGTTGCCAAACGTGGCGTTGAAGCATTTATCGGTGAGCTACTGAGCAGCAGCACGACTGAAAAAGTTGATCAGTCATTAGTCGATCTTATGATCAGTGAGATTGATCAAAAGCTTTCCAAACAAGTTGATGCCATCCTTCATAACGAAGAAGTTCAAGCGATTGAATCAACATGGCGTGGATTGAAATATCTTGTTGATCATACTGATTTCCGTGAAAATATTCTGATTGAATTGATTTCGGCGAAAAAAGATGAGGTTCTCGACGACTTTGAAGACGCGCCTGAAGTGGTCAAGTCTGGTCTTTACAAGCAGATTTACACTCGTGAATACGGTCAATTCGGTGGTAAACCTGTTGCCGCTGTAGTGTGTGACTATCAGCTAACGTCTTCTAGCCCAGACATCAAACTGATGGAATATATGGCTAATGTTGGTGCTATGTCTCATGCGCCATTTATTACCTCAGCATCTTCTCAGTTCTTTGGCTTAGATAGCTACGAAGAGCTACCTAACATGAAAGACCTTAAGTCTGTATTTGAAGGTCCTCAATATACTAAGTGGCGTAGTTTGCGTGAACATGAAGATTCTCGCTACCTTGGCTTATGTACCTCTCGTTTTATGCTTCGCAATCCTTATTCTGTTGAAGATAATCCGATCAAGGCCTTTGATTATGATGAGTCAGTTGCTGATGACCACAACAACTTTTTGTGGGGTAACTCAGCGTATGCAATGGCGTCAAAGATCAGTGAGTCGTTCGCTAAGTATCGTTGGTGTCCAAACATTATAGGTCCTCAAAGTGGTGGTGCAGTTTTCGATCTACCTGTCTACAACTTTGAGTCTATGGGACAGATCGAAACTAAAATTCCAACTGAAATTTTGGTTTCTGACCGTCGCGAGTTTGAACTTGCTGAAGAGGGCTTCATTGCTCTAACCATGCGTAAAGGGTCTGACAATGCGGCCTTCTTTTCCGCAAACTCAATCCAAAAGCCTAAGGTTTTCCCGAACACGCCGGAAGGGAAGAACGCGGAGATGAACTACAAGTTAGGGACTCAACTGCCTTATATGTTCATCATCAACCGTTTAGCCCACTACATCAAGGTGTTGCAACGTGAGCAAATTGGTTCATGGAAAGAGCGCACCGACCTTGAAATTGAGCTGAACAAATGGATTCGTCAATATGTTTCTGATCAAGAGAATCCACCAGCAGAAGTACGTGGTCGTCGTCCTCTACGTGCTGCTAAGGTTGAAGTATCGGATGTTGAGGGTGATCCAGGCTGGTATAAAGTATCAATGTCTGTGCGTCCTCACTTCAAGTATATGGGTGCGAGCTTCGATCTTTCTTTGGTTGGTAAACTAGACCAGTAA
- a CDS encoding serine/threonine protein kinase: MSDQNGSSDSYINQLVHKAIERKKHLEHQEAQRNKPKLEYVLFSQFDVLESFPSKNGNTTLYHLAKQGEPEKQVCCKVANEGTSSHEQSLLIGEASKLEISQHPSVADFIKVGNEFDRPYIMYEWIDGESLAEKIERHNKKGFRHDHIAWLIYQLAGALEYMHTRGVCHLDIKPANILVAEDDSIKLIDFGAARYSDEEQSPTEVSMNYASPMYVESGIAKPQDDVYSLALLTGHLFLGSTFGDVWRHLLGQKKRCRLIPKHVWLLIKSVLNKPRSHGYTAISFAQALARIDTQALKTDNSAPLFSNLRNADLVLTKHSAADKFSLGRFKYLEAALVASVLLVSGTYTYDYLQPEWKPSPKSGFTESVTVAKTIKPAQTASFLAQPPWKIEYALDDMSDDLVLMAPYQEAYQVQQGKLLDVYQDNQDNLIERRNVASALPQNLQEIRSDLVTLQANLNNDGVLFAKAQRSLNKVMANLNRLNVQAQQMANFMGRQDNELVDLILSGQARAVDDYMKAAWANHQAESYYYSQVLPGALLDKVYAAIDTNAEQHYYSRAIEQAQVAKQFYGNTPELAAKIRALKVARSEYILFSTVTEQSIFGNAKLNASLLELEKNAPKKFGEVTELLNSMAKDAIRKSHQQSKPARGALAVQRAISDYHPDVRS; encoded by the coding sequence GTGTCTGATCAAAATGGGTCAAGTGATAGCTATATCAATCAACTAGTGCACAAAGCGATTGAGAGAAAAAAACACTTAGAGCATCAGGAAGCACAGCGGAATAAGCCTAAGTTAGAGTATGTTTTATTCTCCCAGTTTGATGTTCTGGAATCATTTCCATCAAAGAACGGCAATACAACGCTTTATCATCTAGCAAAACAGGGTGAACCGGAGAAGCAGGTTTGCTGTAAGGTGGCGAATGAAGGGACGTCTAGTCACGAACAGTCACTCTTGATTGGTGAAGCAAGTAAACTGGAGATATCTCAGCACCCTAGCGTTGCCGACTTTATTAAAGTCGGTAATGAATTTGATCGTCCATATATCATGTATGAGTGGATAGATGGCGAATCGCTAGCGGAAAAAATTGAAAGACACAATAAAAAGGGTTTTCGACACGATCACATTGCTTGGCTCATCTACCAATTAGCTGGCGCGCTTGAATATATGCATACTCGCGGAGTTTGCCACCTTGATATTAAGCCTGCAAATATTCTGGTGGCCGAAGACGATAGTATAAAGTTGATCGATTTTGGTGCTGCTCGCTATTCAGATGAGGAGCAGAGCCCTACTGAAGTTAGCATGAATTATGCGTCTCCAATGTATGTAGAAAGCGGCATCGCCAAACCTCAAGATGACGTTTACTCTTTAGCATTGCTAACGGGACACTTATTTTTAGGTTCTACTTTTGGCGACGTTTGGCGTCACCTTTTGGGGCAGAAAAAGCGCTGTCGTTTGATTCCCAAGCATGTCTGGCTGTTAATCAAAAGTGTACTTAACAAGCCTCGCTCGCATGGCTATACCGCAATTTCATTTGCTCAGGCACTGGCGAGAATCGATACACAAGCGCTCAAAACAGACAATAGTGCTCCTTTGTTTTCTAACCTGAGGAATGCTGATCTTGTTCTTACAAAGCATAGTGCTGCCGACAAGTTTTCACTTGGCCGTTTTAAATATTTAGAGGCGGCACTAGTCGCGTCGGTGCTTTTGGTGAGCGGAACCTATACCTATGATTATTTGCAGCCCGAGTGGAAACCTTCTCCCAAATCGGGCTTTACCGAATCAGTGACAGTAGCGAAGACGATTAAACCCGCTCAAACGGCCTCGTTTCTTGCTCAGCCACCATGGAAAATTGAATATGCGTTAGACGATATGTCAGATGATCTTGTGTTGATGGCACCATATCAAGAAGCCTATCAGGTTCAGCAGGGTAAGTTGCTCGATGTATACCAAGATAACCAAGACAATCTGATTGAAAGAAGAAATGTTGCTTCTGCCTTGCCTCAAAACTTACAGGAAATTCGTTCCGACTTGGTTACCTTACAAGCCAATTTAAATAATGACGGCGTTTTATTTGCGAAAGCTCAGCGTTCACTGAATAAAGTGATGGCGAACCTCAACCGTCTTAACGTTCAAGCGCAACAAATGGCTAATTTTATGGGGCGTCAGGACAACGAATTAGTGGATCTGATCCTGAGCGGGCAAGCGAGAGCTGTTGATGACTACATGAAAGCAGCATGGGCTAATCATCAGGCTGAGTCTTACTACTATAGCCAAGTTCTTCCCGGTGCTTTACTGGACAAAGTGTATGCGGCGATCGATACCAATGCTGAGCAACATTACTATTCGCGTGCTATTGAACAAGCGCAAGTGGCGAAGCAGTTTTACGGAAATACGCCTGAACTGGCCGCTAAAATTAGAGCGCTTAAAGTCGCGAGAAGTGAATACATCCTATTTAGTACAGTGACGGAACAATCCATATTTGGCAATGCAAAGTTGAATGCTTCGCTGCTGGAACTCGAAAAGAACGCACCGAAAAAGTTCGGTGAAGTCACAGAGTTGCTCAACAGTATGGCCAAGGATGCCATTCGTAAAAGTCATCAACAATCCAAACCTGCCCGAGGTGCGCTGGCTGTTCAGAGGGCAATCAGTGATTATCATCCTGATGTAAGGAGCTAA
- the tssA gene encoding type VI secretion system protein TssA encodes MVQDIQVLLKPINATSPVGEDARYEFSYEMMESEVKKFGSLFGETVDWKVVEDHATQVLTGHSKDFKAMCYLTRAMVEACGLEGLDKGLNLIGQSLICFGSDLYPRRKRGRDGAVEWLNHQMKLVLPKLEAKQLTWESISGCIDSVENIQRHFDEIFQDSEADFFELKNELTRLSQTFSSDEKHSVNSGGHEPPSDNQSSQAEDKNQVTNASAMTKVEPLDLEVSEAIVTQKKELDIDTDFSSPTASKRTLKKVAEAILSAEPELPLSYRIHRHLTWSDITELPSHQNQETPLILAVSQDKQAEYSDKAKQESDIDTIKRLERTLTDAPFWLTGHFYVYQMLKNLNLEEAAQAVHEEVNQFVQALPGIEQLSFKNSIPFANEATVEWLSKFGRSNKGSDQQTMPQVVIAEDDLVSMDDVTLENLGERVAEVAQNLALDSSGRGQFMLHLQIVKAYQAVGLYALCLPYLEKLWSVRDEMNLFSWEPHLSLQLDDFSQKILKQLYPSREQLPEKFEAWESIYN; translated from the coding sequence TTGGTCCAAGATATTCAAGTACTTCTCAAGCCTATCAACGCCACGTCTCCTGTTGGAGAAGATGCGCGCTATGAGTTTAGCTATGAAATGATGGAATCTGAAGTGAAAAAGTTCGGTTCATTGTTTGGCGAAACTGTCGATTGGAAAGTTGTGGAAGATCATGCGACTCAAGTTTTAACTGGGCATAGTAAAGATTTCAAAGCCATGTGTTACCTGACTCGCGCTATGGTTGAAGCCTGTGGTCTAGAGGGGTTAGACAAAGGGCTTAACCTAATTGGTCAATCGCTTATTTGTTTTGGCTCTGATTTATACCCACGTCGTAAACGAGGCAGAGATGGTGCTGTTGAGTGGCTAAATCACCAAATGAAACTTGTGCTGCCCAAGTTAGAAGCCAAACAGTTAACATGGGAAAGTATTTCCGGTTGCATCGATAGTGTTGAGAATATACAACGTCATTTCGACGAAATATTTCAAGATTCAGAGGCTGACTTTTTCGAACTCAAAAATGAATTAACTCGTTTATCACAAACTTTTTCTTCGGACGAAAAACATTCGGTAAACTCTGGTGGGCATGAGCCGCCAAGCGACAATCAAAGCTCTCAGGCAGAGGATAAAAATCAGGTTACTAATGCCTCTGCAATGACGAAAGTAGAACCGTTGGATCTAGAAGTGTCTGAAGCAATTGTCACTCAGAAGAAAGAACTTGATATTGACACCGATTTTTCGTCCCCGACAGCATCGAAAAGGACGTTGAAAAAAGTCGCTGAAGCTATTCTTAGTGCCGAACCAGAGCTGCCTTTGTCATATCGTATTCATCGCCACCTTACTTGGTCTGATATTACAGAATTGCCAAGTCATCAGAATCAAGAAACACCGTTAATTCTTGCTGTATCGCAAGATAAACAGGCTGAATATAGTGATAAGGCCAAGCAAGAAAGTGATATAGACACAATAAAGCGCCTTGAGCGTACCTTAACCGATGCCCCTTTTTGGCTTACTGGGCATTTCTATGTTTATCAAATGTTGAAAAACCTCAACTTAGAAGAGGCAGCGCAAGCGGTTCATGAAGAAGTGAATCAGTTTGTTCAGGCGCTGCCGGGTATAGAACAGCTTTCATTTAAAAATTCGATACCGTTTGCTAATGAAGCGACGGTGGAGTGGCTCAGTAAATTTGGTCGCTCCAATAAAGGTTCAGATCAGCAAACCATGCCTCAGGTTGTGATTGCTGAAGATGACCTCGTATCGATGGACGATGTAACTCTCGAAAATTTGGGAGAGCGCGTAGCAGAAGTGGCTCAAAACCTAGCGCTAGATAGCTCTGGGAGAGGGCAATTTATGCTGCATTTACAAATCGTAAAAGCTTACCAAGCTGTTGGTCTTTACGCTCTATGTTTACCTTATCTTGAAAAGTTATGGTCAGTTAGAGATGAAATGAACCTGTTCAGCTGGGAACCACACCTCTCTTTGCAATTAGATGATTTTTCCCAAAAGATTCTTAAGCAGCTTTATCCATCCAGGGAGCAGCTGCCAGAAAAGTTTGAGGCGTGGGAGTCAATCTACAACTAA
- the tssG gene encoding type VI secretion system baseplate subunit TssG — protein sequence MIEQIEKRTHEFGFFQAVSLLEKYYQAETDFSYQGIGQNKYISDEHIRFSVSPSLAFPKSDIDYVAHFEMEGNTYTRVEVSFLGLHGSSSPLPSSYTEKLTGREDEDNPVKQFFDFFHNRYLSLIYRVWKKYRYHIQYQSEAKDPFSARMLHLLGLSSVMQDAKVSELDRAKLLSYVSQLSTRTRSPKLISGIVAHYFNLESVFVDEWVYRRVEIHHSQRNQLNHSNCVLGHDLHLGKSLPDLVGKFNLRIEDIDFSTYQTFLPGRSNYKTLVGLMQFILRDPLAWDMIMKVRLETIPKNTLGKGEGNLLGQTLWLGAPARKDVSIKQIGQL from the coding sequence ATGATTGAGCAGATTGAGAAACGGACGCATGAGTTTGGATTTTTCCAAGCAGTGTCACTGCTGGAGAAATATTATCAGGCTGAAACGGACTTTAGTTATCAAGGGATTGGCCAGAATAAATATATTTCTGATGAACATATACGTTTTAGTGTTTCGCCAAGTCTCGCGTTTCCGAAAAGTGATATTGATTACGTTGCTCATTTTGAGATGGAGGGAAACACTTATACTCGAGTGGAGGTTAGCTTTCTTGGGTTACATGGTTCAAGTTCTCCTCTTCCATCATCGTATACAGAGAAGCTGACCGGTCGTGAAGATGAAGACAACCCAGTAAAACAGTTCTTTGACTTTTTCCACAATCGATATTTGTCTTTAATTTATCGTGTTTGGAAAAAGTACCGATACCATATTCAATATCAAAGTGAAGCGAAAGACCCATTTTCTGCTCGTATGCTGCATCTTCTTGGTTTGTCGTCAGTTATGCAAGATGCGAAAGTCAGCGAACTAGATAGAGCTAAACTGCTATCTTATGTGAGTCAACTTTCCACAAGGACACGCTCCCCTAAACTGATATCTGGCATTGTTGCGCATTATTTCAATTTAGAAAGTGTGTTTGTCGATGAGTGGGTTTATCGGCGAGTTGAAATACATCACTCCCAGAGAAATCAGTTGAACCATAGTAACTGTGTACTAGGTCATGATCTTCATTTGGGTAAATCCCTGCCAGATTTAGTGGGCAAGTTTAATTTACGTATAGAAGATATAGACTTTTCAACCTATCAAACATTCTTACCTGGCAGAAGCAACTATAAAACGCTGGTGGGCTTAATGCAGTTTATTTTACGTGACCCTTTAGCTTGGGACATGATCATGAAAGTAAGGCTTGAAACTATTCCGAAAAATACCTTAGGGAAGGGAGAGGGGAATTTACTTGGTCAAACATTGTGGCTGGGCGCTCCCGCGAGAAAAGATGTGTCGATAAAACAAATTGGTCAGTTGTGA
- the tssF gene encoding type VI secretion system baseplate subunit TssF: MSCSKYFQDELSYLREAGSEFAKYHPKLTNFLGEGVHDPDVERLLEGFAFLTGRIREKIDDELPELTQSLMTLLWPHYMRSIPSMCISELTPHIGSLTEKTIVERGIEMASEQVEGTQCLFRSCYDVALYPINITKVEQSNSRTSSSVDVSIAAEFGQDLSRLKMDSLRFHLHGELHITRSVYLWLFRYLDYVELDLGGGFTHRLPASCIKPVGFSDDEAILPYSSNSFAGYRLLQEYFSLPEKFMFFDVTELGWLSGVSQRSTMKISFVFKRALPSEVILKDKHLRLHCTPAVNLFSKDSDPIRLEHRRSEYKVRPQSSNQAHYEVYSIGKVETWSKNERSRKRLIEFESFEHQINQRDKREFFKTKVSSRISGRGLERYISFHTHNSDIAELGSETVLMKLTCSNGDLAERLSVGDIAYTSSNSPTYANFTNITKPTQSVSPQVNGELQWQLIANMSLNYLSLANIDVLKVLLSTYDFHSRVDRQAHRASIHRLDGIKKSEMQPADRVFRGTAVRGTQFNLTVDSSYFVNEGDMFLLVSVLNEFIRLYSSLNSFTELEVFDEKTGENYHWPSLIGQQTVL; the protein is encoded by the coding sequence GTGAGCTGCAGTAAATATTTTCAAGATGAACTTTCTTACCTTCGAGAAGCCGGAAGTGAGTTTGCTAAATATCATCCTAAATTGACAAACTTCCTAGGTGAAGGGGTTCATGATCCTGACGTAGAGCGCTTGCTTGAAGGGTTTGCATTTCTAACAGGTAGAATTCGAGAGAAAATCGATGACGAATTGCCAGAGCTGACTCAGTCACTCATGACCTTGCTTTGGCCTCATTATATGCGTTCGATACCTTCTATGTGCATCTCTGAGCTCACGCCACATATAGGAAGCCTGACAGAAAAAACCATAGTCGAACGTGGCATTGAAATGGCGAGTGAACAGGTAGAAGGGACCCAATGCCTATTTAGAAGTTGTTATGATGTCGCTTTATATCCTATCAATATTACTAAAGTTGAACAGTCTAATAGCCGAACCAGCTCTAGTGTCGATGTATCGATTGCGGCTGAGTTTGGTCAAGATTTATCAAGGTTGAAGATGGATTCACTACGTTTCCACCTTCATGGAGAACTGCATATTACTCGTAGTGTTTATCTGTGGTTGTTTCGCTATCTAGACTACGTCGAACTTGATCTTGGAGGCGGTTTTACACATAGGCTACCCGCTTCTTGTATTAAACCTGTTGGTTTTAGTGACGACGAGGCCATCCTTCCATACAGCAGTAACTCTTTTGCTGGCTACCGTTTATTACAGGAATATTTCTCTCTGCCAGAGAAGTTTATGTTTTTTGATGTCACAGAGCTAGGTTGGTTGTCTGGGGTGTCGCAGCGCTCAACAATGAAAATATCTTTTGTGTTTAAGCGTGCTCTGCCTTCGGAAGTTATCCTTAAAGATAAACACTTGAGATTACACTGTACACCAGCCGTTAATTTGTTTAGTAAAGACTCAGACCCTATTCGTTTAGAGCATCGTCGAAGTGAATACAAAGTGAGGCCCCAGAGTAGTAACCAAGCTCACTATGAAGTGTATTCGATCGGCAAAGTAGAAACGTGGAGCAAAAATGAGCGTAGCCGAAAGAGGCTGATTGAGTTTGAGTCTTTCGAGCATCAAATTAACCAGCGTGATAAACGAGAATTTTTTAAAACAAAAGTGTCAAGTCGTATCAGCGGGAGAGGCCTTGAGCGCTACATTTCGTTTCATACCCACAACAGTGACATTGCTGAACTTGGTTCTGAAACGGTATTAATGAAGCTCACCTGCAGCAATGGTGACTTGGCTGAAAGGTTATCAGTAGGCGACATTGCATACACATCGAGTAATTCACCGACGTACGCTAATTTTACTAATATTACCAAGCCAACCCAGTCTGTTAGCCCGCAAGTTAATGGTGAATTGCAATGGCAATTGATTGCCAACATGTCACTGAACTATTTATCGCTGGCAAACATTGATGTGCTTAAAGTACTCCTCTCGACTTATGACTTCCATTCCCGCGTTGATCGCCAAGCCCATCGAGCTTCGATACATAGGTTAGATGGGATCAAGAAAAGTGAAATGCAGCCCGCCGATAGAGTATTTCGTGGTACAGCGGTCAGGGGTACTCAGTTTAATCTCACCGTAGACTCCTCCTACTTTGTTAATGAGGGTGATATGTTTTTATTAGTTAGTGTGTTGAATGAGTTTATACGTTTATATTCGAGTTTGAACTCTTTCACCGAGCTTGAAGTTTTTGATGAAAAAACGGGTGAAAACTATCACTGGCCAAGTCTTATAGGGCAGCAGACAGTATTATGA
- the tssE gene encoding type VI secretion system baseplate subunit TssE, with amino-acid sequence MEKGYRLLERIELGEPKSCYEKVISHKHLVDSIHIHLADLLNTHAGNAMIDNDYGLPDFNDVLASQSNLIRHIQQNIRTTINKFEPRLGNIEVTYRQDFHNPLQLSFGITGEVNHNGGQVPMSINVFMGVDGQFNV; translated from the coding sequence ATGGAAAAAGGTTATCGCTTACTTGAACGTATCGAACTAGGTGAACCCAAGAGTTGTTATGAAAAAGTGATATCTCATAAACACTTGGTCGACTCAATTCATATTCATCTTGCAGATCTGCTCAATACCCATGCGGGGAATGCAATGATAGACAATGATTATGGCCTTCCTGATTTTAATGATGTACTGGCCAGTCAATCAAACTTGATACGCCATATTCAGCAGAATATACGCACGACAATAAACAAGTTTGAACCTAGGCTTGGCAATATTGAAGTGACTTATCGTCAGGACTTTCATAATCCCTTACAACTGAGTTTTGGTATTACAGGTGAAGTAAACCATAACGGTGGTCAGGTTCCAATGTCTATCAATGTGTTTATGGGCGTTGATGGTCAATTCAACGTCTAA
- the tssB gene encoding type VI secretion system contractile sheath small subunit: protein MSRDGSVAPKERINIRYVPATGDAQEDVELPLNMMVVGDFTARSDDTPIEERTPINIDKDNFNEVLEGYAPNLKVNVENRLTDEEGAQLAVDLTFKDMKDFSPESIAKSVPELNSLLELREALVALKGPLGNVPAFRKKIAAVLQDEEARKKLLEELSIGEDQDAEKAE, encoded by the coding sequence ATGTCACGCGATGGCTCGGTAGCTCCTAAAGAGCGAATTAATATCCGTTATGTTCCAGCGACAGGTGATGCGCAAGAAGACGTTGAACTGCCGCTGAATATGATGGTTGTCGGTGATTTCACCGCTCGCTCTGACGACACGCCAATTGAAGAACGTACGCCGATCAACATTGATAAAGACAATTTTAACGAAGTTCTCGAAGGTTATGCTCCTAACCTTAAAGTTAACGTTGAAAACCGTCTGACTGATGAAGAAGGCGCACAGCTTGCCGTTGACCTAACGTTCAAGGACATGAAGGACTTTTCACCAGAGTCCATCGCTAAAAGTGTCCCTGAATTAAACAGCCTTCTTGAACTGAGAGAAGCTCTGGTTGCGTTAAAAGGTCCGTTAGGCAATGTACCTGCTTTCCGCAAGAAGATCGCTGCGGTTCTTCAGGACGAAGAAGCTCGTAAGAAACTACTCGAAGAACTCAGCATTGGTGAAGATCAAGACGCTGAAAAGGCTGAATAA